One segment of Dermochelys coriacea isolate rDerCor1 chromosome 27, rDerCor1.pri.v4, whole genome shotgun sequence DNA contains the following:
- the CASC3 gene encoding LOW QUALITY PROTEIN: protein CASC3 (The sequence of the model RefSeq protein was modified relative to this genomic sequence to represent the inferred CDS: inserted 1 base in 1 codon) yields MADRRRQRASQDSEDESDSAASDSVASPAGAARSGSPASPPRPARGAAGTLPAGGRGRGAESAAGAAKSPXESECESEDGIEGDAVLSDYESAEDSEAEEGEYSEEESSKVELKQESNNASESTGKAEKGEEKPDPKGAVTGERQSGDGQESTEPAENKVGKKVPKHLDDDEDRKNPAYIPRKGLFFEHDLRGQTQEEEVRPKGRQRKLWKDEGRWEHDKFREDEQAPKSRQELIALYGYDIRSAHNPDDIKPRRVRKPRFGSPPQREPNWANERQNKPPRHQDSDSAPLPTRTFISRHSAGMGRMPPARNVPRVGGYKENRPSYRAVEANGQHLSRTGEQAKQESSYRARRVEQAPERDPSPEAESVHVHSSPAKKEEIILESQTPSTDSVQLPPDRPIEKKSYSRARRTRNKAGDAGKLADEVPPPEGLTPVPPKPVQVVTPPPPAKAGSWETPVESSMDGLEQDMTQLNLTEQTWTQGQPPFIPPRELRGIPNHMHMGAGPPPPFNRMEEMGVQGGRAKRYSSQRQRPPVPEPAPPMHISIMEGHYYDPLQFQGPIYTHSENPAPLPPQSMIVQPEMHLPHPGLHPHQTPAPLANPGLYPPPVSMPPGQPPPQQLLAPTYFSPPGVMNFGNPSYPYPPGALPPPPPPHLYPSTQAQVYGGVTYYNTVQQQAQPKPSPPRRTSQPVTIKPPPPEDSTSEKSKERRNT; encoded by the exons ATGGCGGACAGGCGGCGGCAGCGGGCCTCCCAGGACAGCGAGGACGAGTCCGACTCGGCCGCCTCCGACAGCGTCGCCTCCCCGGCCGGCGCGGCCCGCTCCGGCTCCCCCGCCTCGCCCCCGAGACCGGCCCGGGGCGCCGCCGGGACCCTCCCCGCCGGGGGCCGGGGCCGCGGGGCCGAGAGCGCGGCCGGGGCCGCCAAGAGCC CGGAGTCCGAGTGT GAAAGTGAAGATGGCATCGAAGGAGATG CTGTTCTCTCGGATTACGAAAGTGCAGAAGACTCCGAG GCTGAGGAAGGGGAGTACAGTGAGGAGGAAAGCTCAAAGGTGGAGCTGAAGCAGGAGAGTAACAATGCCAGTGAATCCACAGGAAaagcagagaaaggggaagagaaaccTGACCCGAAAGGTGCTGTGACTGGCGAGAGACAAAGCGGGGATGGGCAG GAGAGCACTGAACCAGCTGAGAATAAAGTTGGGAAAAAGGTCCCCAAGCACTTGGATGATGATGAGGATCGGAAGAACCCTGCTTACATACCCCGCAAAGGGCTCTTCTTTGAACATGATCTCCGAGGACAGACTCAGGAGGAGGAAGTCAG GCCGAAGGGTCGCCAGCGAAAGCTATGGAAAGACGAGGGCCGCTGGGAACATGACAAATTCCGGGAAGATGAGCAAGCCCCCAAAAGCAGGCAAGAGCTGATTGCACTCTACGGCTATGACATCAGGTCAGCTCACAATCCCGACGACATCAAGCCGAGGAGGGTACGCAAACCACG GTTTGGGAGCCCTCCACAGCGAGAGCCAAACTGGGCCAACGAGAGGCAAAACAAGCCGCCAAGACACCAGGACTCTGATAGTGCTCCGCTGCCAACACGAACCTTCATCAGCCGGCACTCCGCAGGCATGGGTAGGATGCCCCCAGCCAGAAACGTTCCAAGGGTGGGTGGCTACAAAGAGAACCGTCCAAGCTACCGAGCTGTGGAAGCAAACGGCCAGCACCTCTCTCGAACAGGTGAGCAGGCTAAACAGGAGAGCAGTTACCGGGCGAGGCGTGTTGAACAAGCCCCGGAGAGAGACCCCTCTCCTGAAGCAGAGAGTGTGCATGTTCACAGCAGTCCTGCCAAGAAGGAAGAGATCATTTTGGAAAGCCAGACCCCGAGTACAGACTCTGTACAGCTGCCACCAGATAGACCCATCGAAAAAAAATCCTACTCCCGGGCCAGGAGGACCAGGAATAAAGCTGGCGATGCAGGAAAGCTGGCAGATGAAGTTCCACCTCCAGAAGGATTGACACCAGTGCCTCCGAAACCAGTGCAGGTAGTGACGCCCCCTCCACCAGCGAAGGCCGGTAGTTGGGAGACACCAGTAGAATCCAGCATGGATGGACTTGAGCAAGACATGACTCAGTTGAATCTAACTGAGCAGACCTGGACCCAAGGACAGCCTCCGTTCATACCGCCTCGGGAACTTCGGG GTATTCCTAATCATATGCACATGGGAGCTGGACCACCACCTCCGTTTAACAGGATGGAGGAAATG GGAGTACAGGGGGGCCGTGCAAAGCGTTACTCATCCCAGCGTCAGCGGCCACCAGttccagagcctgctccccccaTGCACATCAGCATCATGGAAGGGCACTATTATGATCCAC TACAATTCCAGGGACCAATCTACACACACAGCGAGAATCCTGCCCCGTTGCCACCCCAGAGTATGATTGTACAGCCAGAAATGCACCTCCCACATCCAG GTTTACATCCACACCAGACACCAGCACCTTTGGCTAACCCTGGCTTATATCCTCCACCAGTCTCCATGCCTCCTGGGCAAccacccccacagcagctgctcgCACCCACCTATTTCTCCCCTCCTGGAGTCATGAATTTTGGGAATCCCAGTTACCCCTATCCCCCAGGAGCactcccaccaccacctcctccccatctgTATCCCAGCACACAG GCCCAGGTGTACGGAGGGGTCACCTACTACAACACTGTCCAGCAGCAAGCACAGCCGAAACCTTCTCCTCCACGAAGAACATCCCAGCCCGTGACTATCAAGCCACCGCCTCCTGAG GACAGCACAAGTGAAAAATCAAAGGAAAGGAGAAATACGTAG